Proteins from a single region of Chloroflexota bacterium:
- a CDS encoding IS30 family transposase — MGKEYRHVTIEERCEMARLRAEGQSVRQISASVDRSPSTVARELKRNGSRTQGYQPVYADQQAHARRWRGSKLERDSALRDQVLTRLQQGWSPEQVSGRLAVESGRQVISHETIDRFIYGQLARKKDYSWRNYLPRGKSKRGWRGRRGGNPASFIHLRRPVAERPQGADDRRTPGHWEADLMLFRTYGQAVLTLHERHSRLLIALRPEGKASAPIAAAMARVLAPLPPEWRQTITFDNGTEFARHHHLHDQGIQTFFCDTHSPWQKGGVENAIRRMRRTLLRKTDLAGLAEDRFTQLVQAYNNTPRKCLGYRTPAEIFSDQVLHLKCESIFLPSQE; from the coding sequence ATGGGAAAAGAGTACAGGCATGTCACCATTGAAGAGCGGTGTGAAATGGCCCGTCTACGAGCCGAGGGACAGAGTGTCCGTCAGATCTCAGCAAGTGTGGATCGCTCGCCATCGACAGTTGCTCGGGAGTTGAAGCGAAATGGTTCCCGGACTCAAGGGTATCAACCGGTGTACGCCGACCAGCAGGCACACGCCCGGCGTTGGCGTGGTTCCAAGCTGGAGCGGGACAGCGCCCTGCGGGACCAGGTGCTCACCCGTCTCCAGCAGGGTTGGTCGCCCGAGCAGGTGTCTGGCCGTCTGGCAGTGGAGTCAGGCAGACAGGTCATCTCCCACGAGACCATAGACCGGTTCATTTACGGCCAACTGGCCAGGAAGAAGGACTACTCCTGGCGCAACTACCTGCCACGCGGCAAGTCCAAGAGGGGATGGAGAGGTCGCAGGGGAGGCAACCCCGCCTCATTCATCCACCTCCGCCGTCCAGTTGCGGAACGTCCCCAGGGAGCTGACGACCGGCGGACACCCGGTCACTGGGAGGCAGACCTGATGCTCTTCCGCACCTACGGCCAAGCCGTACTCACCCTCCACGAACGCCACTCCCGCCTGCTCATAGCGCTCAGACCGGAGGGAAAGGCCTCAGCCCCCATAGCCGCGGCCATGGCACGGGTGCTGGCTCCCCTCCCGCCCGAGTGGCGTCAGACCATCACCTTCGATAACGGCACTGAGTTCGCAAGGCATCACCACCTCCATGACCAGGGTATCCAGACCTTCTTCTGTGATACCCACTCCCCATGGCAGAAGGGAGGCGTAGAGAACGCCATCAGGAGGATGCGACGCACCCTCCTAAGGAAGACCGACCTCGCCGGCCTCGCCGAGGACCGGTTCACTCAGCTGGTGCAGGCCTACAACAACACCCCGCGCAAATGCCTGGGGTACAGGACTCCCGCTGAGATATTCTCAGATCAGGTGTTGCACTTGAAATGTGAATCCATCTTCCTGCCTTCGCAGGAATGA